The Hyperolius riggenbachi isolate aHypRig1 chromosome 3, aHypRig1.pri, whole genome shotgun sequence genome window below encodes:
- the MAP1A gene encoding microtubule-associated protein 1A has protein sequence METEAGSVKALGVAMETSTGSAVEVQHHGERRSGTAAASAARWDSRRHYLLIVIGDIATESQLEAVRDHLEHGIRSWNISLASCDLDAQLKLFVTRHLAHFSPDVKGQRTLQHKSDVLETVILVNPNAESIVNEVRCLITDPSAYKLLILSGQCLDQDGDLILQSGTFPLRRLGEVFSDPEVCQLFSNTDPEVKASLTVSCLEEGDWCNFGHCNFQDIICLKLNPEPVLPEMDGVSEFADYVSETVDVPSPFDLLEPPNSGGFLKLSKPCCYIFPGGRGDSALFAVNGFNILVDGGSERKSCFWKLVRHLDRIDSILLTHIGADNLPGINGLLQRKIAEQDEEQSQGSTAYSDWMKNLISPELGVVFFNVPDKLKMPESGMKVKRSIEEACLTLQYLNKLGIKAEPLYRVVSNTIEPITLFHKMGVGRLDMYILNPVKDSKEMQFLMQKWAGNSKAKTGIILANGKEGEISVPYLTSITALVVWLPASPTEKIVRVLFPGNAPQNKILEGLEKLKHLDFLRYPVATQKEISSGGPTSIGKHTKIKQRADSKESLKSSTRQSTGKLSKKEDISEEVIKEVKSEITKEAKTEKKVKESTDKHTEKPPKTEKVKLETNDSVKEKRKLLKEKTGKKFIKDKISKLEEKKDKEKKEIKKEKFDIKKENMKKEEKKDVKKEEKKREVKSEVKKVLKPDLRPFTPEVRKTLHKAKVPGKIRTEKVKTKVEKDVVSEQKLSHVQVNADKMLPVTDLEEQRSAMSSPEDLTKDFEQLRCENKPEQFDEKQENITLEKGSIESRPSDQVKDELQLDEVPSDKKSPLESPDEGITTTDGEVDSQHEDKLLCQAEEATEPVDEGAAMDEHVEIAEFEDEVAAEEENDVTPEDENKLSGKCRLESMPTLDIQDLETDEDKENELDEKGILDRKQKEEIIEHYEDGFISRKVVVEKETEKSTDVVEKADVEEMEEYAEETEHALKFKDNAYAGKIKETEENMSCEFTASLQKETDTATNLYEKDSSKEPSYLAGVPVSSGTAAEHISYIQDETIPGYSETEQTISDEEIHDEQEERIPHLQYDVGSYDISVPDHPGSFDAIHGIKAISSSDVTVKGYGVQDTEIVGYPTNIVAAPLAEEEHVSSATSITECDKLSSFATSVAEDQSIASITAPKTEETGKSSLLLDTANSIPSSHTEATQGIEYLPSAGTISPTSSLEEDKCFKSPPPEDFQSIIASAKGRLSGSGPVEEQDDEGDQSTDIDALGKRHYSPVLFSEHKQDDIEYTYSMEMNIPHSIPCGESEKIDTSFGETEERCLSPDDSTVKMASPTQSGPTSTGHTPFHQSPVEDTTQAELFEAADILIHSTDRKCESEESIEQQYISKEVPSRSAERETEAEIISATGPTHKTDQDYDDFGEDSLPATKELSQTVGELTTDKNVEVDSFGNVTEKSESAGSGPYMQIEETSTCKEDFAFSHLQETATDQSVMSKQMPECTDYVYVAEQKFGKDEMSPESYSHDDILLEDAKSLSFTEQGKEDDTSLQMSLIEQSPIVNETYQDSPTKEIYSDDSSCQFKDQTEKKDSKYAPDEMPEGYVESLLSRKDSSGEDQKHIDTFDTNFTGCIQFFSSTEPGGDKEMHSEESSMEKAHLYPTKEQKLHIEKSPVVSSSSPDDSDSLTFSDHTSLKDRESTKITSFKESHEDNPDTDFLADYMKTEDMLQSTQEKKVSSETLEKDIYAEQEIRNESFTEAENTYEEQMALEKRVWFTEMKKDESCYDKKDIKSRYTEEGESTFLDDTIDCEEQSALNLNQSEQSAPDKIEKQTLETEYAHFLEEKHLDTEKQYSDGRESFEEIKTTYDSQNIDFIDRQSYITTSPPTDSMLDSKVGDKPSFHEESSRENVEDTSTLVAKALEEHDSEEEEEYPYSQPIHDLHVPPYETGVIEKKCEFQLGGETVRLSDKYEYSAARESSSDSSQKQPSGPDCAYEEQIEQGHEHYDHSREHTEQEYVETIHTEKTPFCKDTTDYSFGNKDDDLKGDVFSKWDKKHSPTSLECHVDADLKSPYNPFELSVQETKKEREPTPYPDDKSFQYADIYEKISVPGVDHILEETEPTSASYLEKENIDLPSVDTFTTIQCHQTSAKEEESHLYTSTEKELSSPVSPKEKGVSSSFEYTVTHDHYSEISGSNTISNITAKEGQNVDIDKSFETSSAEKLKDQCETAHSSDHSPVADTLKHDYEVKSPSSLYASQYDDENTSLVSQDITSSESRPSQAKDSYYEKTDTWEEHASDSELEKGAKEKSEKETKCPVFHSEIERHYETYTYDDVKEEEDVSSSSPSLAKKDAEKDHFSVQAETKIGESSSSHIVECSSSAGSEYRFHEDKQAEQIDEMDYTYSPFKFQCDTKKDLHESQFQTGYHHYQKEDPFLEDCVMGSHKQETFGITETEVPALESKYSTGIVSGTEKESESFASYKSQYESLSCTDTKELSVDNVSVLLKGQDEYLEVSERPYEKDSLFTKSSPLGSSENSPVYSKISSHQFSETDYHKDDSHSESESSSEASTPVKRDAAEGFYTQMASSYATDTEPAVRNLWDVSPLVPADATTPGLPEEKDATDHHESAMDMDDCTLPCRIECKGTPCTSKSDTAKVTFVDHLTTTQIKNVSGYSTVSSGYSTVSSKPTSFSPHQEEPLAANGPTEVNTVPELLQHSQFAEKEFYSLDTRNEKGSPDSDRESSPYSEEDTEKPNRPSSLASPEHTFQPYCPDAQRGRGSEDHGDASHENEPYLGTSTEYEHKISSSEYLHKKGELSPSFINPSPLDLSDDSDVSQEEGHPSVKGRSHHGSAHHAQGTTVEETPPTSASDSGSSQSDSDVPPETEECPSITADAVMDSDEDADFLPVDKAMGNSHHSSSRQGHDPHPTPMMDPYPHPPHPDVCMVDPEMLVNELNMGKVDKVLKKDLKEKTKGVRKSLNKPKSTSPARKLDIKSKHSPMLSKPTSRETTDKSSKNVTTRKETTEKSPKSKSSIHSSRGEDKEDISRSSNPSKLMNGIKSTGTSSSKSSSATPSGPPIYVDLAYIPNHCNSKNTDMEFFKRVRAAYYVVSGNDAANGEPNRAVLDALLEGKAQWAENLQVTLIPTHDTEVTREWYQQTHEKQQELNIMVLASSSTVVMQDESFPACKIEF, from the exons GCCAAAGAACTTTACAGCATAAGAGTGATGTCCTAGAGACCGTGATCTTGGTGAACCCCAATGCTGAGAGCATTGTCAATGAG gtcCGGTGTTTGATCACAGATCCTTCGGCCTACAAACTCCTCATTCTAAGTGGTCAGTGTTTAGACCAAGACGGAGATTTGATTCTACAAAGTGGGACTTTCCCACTTCGAAGACTTGGAGAGGTGTTCAGTGACCCAGAG GTCTGCCAGCTCTTCAGTAACACTGATCCAGAAGTCAAGGCTTCTCTAACTGTCTCTTGCTTGGAAGAAGGCGATTGGTGCAATTTTGGACATTGCAATTTCCAGGATATCATCTGTTTAAAACTCAATCCTGAACCAGTCTTGCCTGAAATGGATGGGGTTTCAGAATTTGCGGATTATGTCTCAGAGACTGTTGATGTTCCTTCTCCTTTCGATCTCCTGGAGCCACCAAATTCTGGTGGCTTTCTAAAACTGTCAAAGCCATGTTGTTATATATTTCCTGGTGGCAGAGGAGACTCTGCCCTTTTTGCTGTTAATGGATTTAATATTCTAGTAGATGGCGGATCAGAAAGGAAATCCTGCTTTTGGAAGCTAGTGCGACATTTAGATAGGATTGACTCCATATTGCTGACACATATTGGAGCAGATAATCTTCCTGGAATAAATGGACTTCTCCAGAGAAAGATAGCTGAACAAGATGAAGAACAATCTCAGGGCTCAACAGCTTATAGTGACTGGATGAAGAACCTGATATCTCCAGAACTTGGAGTTGTGTTCTTTAATGTTCCAGATAAACTCAAAATGCCGGAATCTGGTATGAAAGTTAAAAGAAGCATTGAAGAAGCTTGCCTAACATTACAATACTTAAATAAATTAGGAATTAAAGCAGAGCCTCTATACAGGGTAGTAAGCAACACAATAGAGCCCATAACATTGTTCCATAAAATGGGAGTTGGTAGGTTGGATATGTATATTTTGAATCCAGTGAAAGACAGCAAAGAGATGCAGTTTTTAATGCAAAAGTGGGCTGGAAATAGCAAAGCAAAAACTGGCATCATTCTAGCCAATGGAAAAGAAGGAGAAATTTCAGTACCATACCTCACATCCATCACAGCCCTTGTAGTCTGGCTCCCTGCAAGTCCAACTGAAAAGATTGTACGTGTTTTATTTCCTGGGAATGCACCACAAAATAAAATTCTAGAAGGGCTAGAAAAGCTGAAACATTTAGACTTCCTGAGATACCCAGTAGCAACCCAAAAGGAAATTTCAAGCGGTGGTCCAACCTCTATTGGTAAGCACACAAAAATCAAGCAAAGGGCTGACAGCAAGGAAAGCCTGAAATCCTCCACAAGACAAAGCACAGGTAAACTAAGCAAAAAGGAAGACATCTCAGAAGAGGTGATCAAAGAGGTCAAATCAGAAATCACAAAGGaggcaaaaactgaaaaaaaggttAAGGAATCCACTGATAAACATACTGAAAAGCCTCCAAAAACGGAAAAAGTAAAATTGGAGACTAATGATTCAGTGAAAGAAAAGAGGAAGCTTCTGAAGGAGAAAACAGGAAAGAAATTTATCAAGGACAAGATTTCCAAActtgaagaaaaaaaagacaaagagaAGAAAGAAATAAAGAAAGAGAAATTTGATATAAagaaagaaaatatgaaaaaggaagagaaaaaagatgtcaaaaaagaagagaaaaaaagggaAGTTAAGTCTGAAGTGAAGAAAGTGCTAAAACCTGACTTACGACCATTTACACCCGAAGTTAGGAAAACACTGCACAAAGCAAAAGTACCAGGCAAAATTAGGACAGAGAAGGTAAAAACGAAGGTAGAGAAAGATGTTGTCTCGGAGCAAAAATTAAGCCATGTACAAGTTAATGCAGACAAGATGTTACCAGTAACTGATTTGGAAGAACAAAGGTCAGCAATGTCATCTCCTGAAGATCTAACTAAAGACTTTGAGCAGTTGAGGTGTGAAAACAAACCTGAACAGTTTGATGAAAAACAAGAGAATATTACCTTAGAAAAAGGTAGTATTGAAAGCAGACCATCTGATCAAGTCAAAGATGAACTCCAGTTAGATGAAGTACCATCTGACAAGAAAAGTCCTCTTGAGTCTCCAGATGAGGGCATTACAACTACTGATGGGGAAGTAGATTCACAACATGAAGATAAGCTATTATGCCAAGCAGAAGAGGCTACAGAGCCAGTAGATGAAGGTGCAGCAATGGATGAACATGTGGAGATAGCAGAATTTGAGGATGAGGTAGCAGCAGAAGAAGAGAATGATGTTACCCCAGAAGATGAAAATAAATTGTCGGGTAAATGCAGGTTAGAATCTATGCCAACTCTGGACATACAAGATTTGGAAACCGATGAAGATAAAGAGaatgaattggatgaaaaaggcATATTAGATAGAAAACAAAAGGAAGAAATAATTGAGCATTATGAAGATGGCTTTATTAGCAGAAAAGTGGTAGTTGAAAAAGAAACTGAAAAGAGTACAGATGTGGTAGAAAAGGCTGATGTAGAAGAAATGGAGGAATATGCAGAAGAGACTGAGCATGCACTGAAGTTTAAAGACAATGCCTACGCCGGAAAAATAAAGGAAACAGAGGAAAATATGTCATGTGAGTTTACAGCGTCATTGCAAAAGGAGACTGACACAGCAACAAATCTTTATGAAAAAGATTCTTCAAAGGAACCTTCATATCTGGCTGGTGTCCCTGTGTCATCTGGGACTGCTGCAGAGCACATATCATACATCCAAGatgaaactatacctggctattcagAGACTGAGCAAACCATATCTGATGAAGAGATTCACGATGAGCAGGAAGAAAGAATTCCTCACCTTCAGTATGATGTTGGAAGTTATGATATTTCTGTGCCAGATCATCCTGGATCATTTGATGCCATACATGGTATCAAAGCCATTTCATCTTCTGATGTGACTGTAAAAGGTTATGGAGTACAAGACACTGAAATAGTGGGGTACCCTACAAATATTGTTGCAGCACCTCTTGCAGAAGAGGAACATGTTTCTTCAGCAACATCAATAACGGAATGTGACAAACTTTCTTCTTTTGCCACATCTGTTGCAGAAGACCAGTCAATTGCTTCTATTACTGCACCCAAAACAGAAGAGACAGGCAAAAGCTCTTTACTTCTTGACACTGCCAACAGCATACCCTCTTCCCACACTGAAGCAACTCAGGGCATAGAATATCTACCATCTGCTGGTACTATATCACCAACCTCTTCCCTTGAGGAAGATAAGTGTTTTAAATCCCCACCCCCAGAAGATTTTCAGTCAATTATTGCTTCTGCAAAAGGTCGTCTGAGTGGTAGCGGTCCTGTAGAAGAACAGGATGATGAAGGTGATCAAAGCACAGATATTGATGCACTTGGCAAAAGACATTACAGCCCTGTCCTGTTTTCCGAGCACAAGCAGGATGATATAGAATACACATATAGCATGGAGATGAACATCCCCCACTCTATTCCTTGTGGTGAATCAGAGAAGATTGATACAAGCTTTGGAGAGACAGAGGAAAGATGTTTAAGTCCTGATGATAGTACTGTTAAAATGGCATCTCCAACTCAGTCTGGGCCTACAAGTACAGGACATACACCTTTTCACCAGTCACCAGTTGAAGACACAACACAAGCTGAACTATTTGAAGCTGCAGACATACTTATACATTCAACAGACAGAAAGTGTGAATCTGAAGAAAGTATAGAGCAACAGTATATATCTAAAGAAGTGCCTTCTAGATCTGCAGAGAGGGAAACTGAAGCAGAAATAATTTCAGCAACAGGACCAACACACAAAACAGACCAAGACTATGATGATTTTGGAGAAGATTCATTACCTGCAACCAAAGAATTAAGCCAGACTGTGGGAGAGTTGACAACTGATAAAAATGTTGAAGTGGATTCATTTGGTAATGTTACTGAAAAGTCAGAGTCAGCGGGTTCTGGACCATATATGCAAATTGAAGAAACATCTACTTGTAAAGAAGATTTTGCATTTTCACATCTCCAAGAAACAGCAACAGACCAGTCAGTGATGTCTAAACAAATGCCAGAATGTACTGACTATGTATATGTGGCAGAGCAAAAATTTGGAAAAGATGAAATGTCACCTGAAAGCTATAGCCATGATGACATTTTACTAGAAGATGCAAAGTCACTTTCTTTCACAGAACAAGGAAAAGAAGATGATACTTCCTTGCAGATGTCACTGATAGAACAAAGCCCAATTGTAAATGAAACATATCAAGATAGCCCTACAAAGGAAATATATTCAGACGATAGTTCTTGCCAATTTAAAGATCAGACTGAAAAGAAAGACTCAAAATATGCACCTGATGAAATGCCAGAGGGATACGTGGAATCTTTATTGTCTAGAAAGGACAGCAGTGGCGAAGATCAAAAACATATTGATACCTTTGATACAAATTTTACGGGTTGCATTCAGTTCTTCAGCTCAACAGAACCTGGGGGTGATAAAGAAATGCATTCTGAAGAATCATCTATGGAGAAAGCACATTTATATCCTACTAAAGAACAGAAACTACACATAGAAAAATCTCCAGTAGTTTCCTCTTCAAGTCCTGATGATTCAGACTCACTTACCTTTTCAGATCACACTTCACTTAAAGACAGAGAATCAACAAAAATAACCTCTTTTAAAGAATCGCATGAGGACAATCCAGATACTGACTTCTTGGCTGACTATATGAAAACTGAAGATATGCTACAAAGTACACAGGAAAAAAAGGTATCCTCAGAGACATTAGAAAAAGACATATATGCAGAACAAGAAATTAGAAATGAAAGTTTCACTGAAGCTGAAAACACCTATGAGGAACAAATGGCTTTAGAGAAAAGAGTTTGGTTTACAGAGATGAAGAAAGATGAATCCTGCTATGACAAAAAGGATATTAAGTCACGTTATACTGAAGAAGGAGAGAGTACCTTCCTTGATGATACTATTGACTGTGAAGAACAATCGGCTTTGAATTTAAATCAATCTGAGCAATCAGCTCCAGATAAAATAGAGAAACAAACCTTAGAAACGGAATATGCACACTTTCTGGAGGAGAAACATTTAGACACTGAGAAGCAATATTCTGATGGCAGGGAATCATTTGAAGAAATAAAAACTACATATGACTCacaaaatattgattttattgacAGACAGTCTTATATAACTACATCACCACCTACTGATAGTATGCTAGACTCCAAAGTTGGAGATAAACCTTCATTCCATGAAGAGAGCAGCAGAGAAAATGTAGAGGACACCTCTACACTAGTAGCAAAGGCACTTGAAGAGCATGATtctgaagaggaagaagaatatCCATATTCCCAGCCAATCCATGATTTACATGTTCCACCATATGAGACCGGTGTTATTGAAAAGAAGTGTGAATTTCAACTTGGAGGGGAAACTGTGAGGTTATCAGACAAATATGAATATTCAGCAGCGAGGGAATCAAGTTCTGATTCTTCCCAAAAACAACCATCTGGACCTGATTGTGCctatgaagaacagatagaacagGGACATGAACATTATGATCATTCTAGAGAGCACACAGAGCAAGAATACGTGGAAACAATACACACAGAAAAGACACCATTTTGTAAAGATACCACTGACTACAGTTTTGGAAATAAAGACGATGACCTAAAAGGAGATGTGTTTTCAAAATGGGACAAAAAACATTCTCCTACTTCACTAGAATGTCATGTAGATGCTGACTTGAAGTCGCCATATAACCCATTTGAGCTCAGTGTACAAGAAACAAAAAAAGAGCGGGAACCAACACCGTACCCAGATGACAAATCTTTTCAGTATGCAGATATATATGAGAAGATATCTGTTCCTGGAGTTGATCACATCCTTGAAGAGACAGAACCAACTAGTGCAAGTTATCTAGAAAAGGAAAATATAGATCTACCATCTGTAGATACATTTACAACTATACAGTGCCATCAGACATCTGCAAAGGAAGAAGAATCACATTTGTATACTTCAACGGAAAAGGAACTCTCTTCACCAGTATCCCCAAAAGAGAAAGGAGTAAGTTCTTCATTTGAGTACACAGTAACACATGACCATTACTCCGAAATTTCAGGCAGCAATACAATTTCAAATATAACCGCAAAAGAAGGTCAAAATGTAGACATCGACAAATCATTTGAAACATCATCAGCAGAAAAACTGAAAGATCAATGTGAAACAGCACATAGCTCAGATCATTCTCCAGTAGCGGATACTTTGAAACATGATTATGAAGTAAAATCTCCATCTTCCCTTTATGCATCGCAATATGACGACGAGAACACCTCTTTAGTTAGTCAGGACATTACCTCTTCAGAATCAAGACCTTCTCAAGCTAAAGATTCTTATTATGAGAAAACAGACACATGGGAAGAACATGCAAGTGATTCCGAGTTAGAGAAAGGAGCCAAAGAGAAGTCAGAAAAGGAGACAAAGTGTCCTGTTTTTCATTCAGAAATAGAAAGACACTATGAAACCTATACCTATGATGATgtgaaggaggaggaagacgtgTCTAGTTCTAGTCCTTCTTTGGCAAAAAAGGATGCTGAAAAAGATCACTTTAGTGTACAAGCTGAAACAAAAATTGGGGAATCAAGTAGCTCTCATATTGTTGAATGCTCCTCATCGGCAGGTTCAGAATACAGATTTCATGAAGATAAACAAGCAGAACAGATAGATGAAATGGATTACACATATTCTCCTTTTAAATTCCAGTGTGACACTAAAAAGGATCTACATGAATCTCAATTCCAAACAGGTTATCATCATTATCAGAAAGAAGACCCATTTTTAGAAGACTGTGTTATGGGTAGTCACAAGCAGGAAACTTTTGGTATAACAGAGACTGAAGTTCCAGCTCTGGAGTCCAAGTACTCAACTGGAATAGTTTCAGGTACAGAAAAGGAAAGTGAGTCGTTTGCATCATACAAGTCTCAGTATGAATCTTTGTCTTGTACAGATACTAAGGAATTATCTGTAGACAATGTAAGTGTATTACTGAAAGGTCAGGATGAATACCTTGAGGTTTCTGAAAGACCTTATGAAAAAGACTCCTTATTTACTAAATCCTCGCCACTAGGCTCTTCAGAAAATAGCCCTGTATATTCTAAAATTTCAAGTCATCAGTTTTCAGAGACAGATTACCATAAAGATGACTCACACAGCGAATCAGAAAGCTCTTCTGAAGCTAGCACACCAGTTAAAAGAGATGCTGCTGAAGGGTTTTATACACAGATGGCTAGTAGTTATGCAACAGACACTGAACCAGCTGTCAGGAATTTGTGGGATGTATCTCCTCTGGTTCCTGCTGATGCCACCACACCTGGTTTACCAGAGGAAAAAGATGCCACAGACCATCATGAATCTGCAATGGATATGGATGATTGTACATTGCCATGTAGAATTGAATGCAAAGGAACCCCTTGCACATCAAAGTCAGATACTGCTAAGGTTACCTTTGTAGATCATTTAACAACTACACAGATTAAAAATGTGAGTGGTTATTCCACAGTTTCAAGTGGTTATTCCACAGTTTCAAGTAAACCAACATCATTTTCACCCCATCAAGAAGAACCATTAGCAGCAAATGGCCCTACCGAGGTCAATACTGTGCCAGAATTATTGCAGCATTCACAGTTTGCTGAAAAGGAGTTCTATTCCTTAGATACAAGGAATGAAAAAGGATCTCCAGATTCAGATAGAGAATCTTCTCCATACTCTGAAGAAGATACAGAAAAACCAAACCGCCCCTCTTCACTTGCCTCTCCTGAACACACATTCCAGCCCTATTGTCCAGATGCACAAAGAGGTAGAGGATCTGAAGATCATGGAGATGCCTCCCATGAGAATGAACCATACTTAGGGACATCGACTGAGTATGAGCACAAAATATCTTCCTCTGAGTACTTGCACAAGAAAGGAGAACTTTCTCCATCTTTTATAAACCCTAGTCCCCTTGACCTGTCTGATGACAGTGATGTTTCACAAGAAGAAGGCCATCCTTCAGTTAAGGGTAGATCTCATCATGGATCAGCACACCATGCTCAAGGGACTACTGTTGAGGAAACACCTCCAACATCAGCTAGTGACTCTGGATCCTCCCAGTCAGATTCTGATGTTCCTCCTGAAACTGAAGAATGTCCATCTATAACAGCAGATGCCGTAATGGACTCTGATGAAGATGCTGACTTTCTTCCTGTAGATAAAGCAATGGGGAATTCTCATCACAGCAGTTCAAGGCAAGGTCATGATCCACATCCAACTCCAATGATGGATCCGTATCCTCATCCCCCTCATCCTGATGTTTGCATGGTAGACCCAGAAATGTTAGTCAATGAGTTAAACATGGGCAAAGTAGACAAAGTGCTTAAGAAAGATCTTAAAGAGAAGACAAAGGGTGTCAGAAAGTCTTTAAATAAACCCAAATCCACATCTCCCGCAAGAAAACTAGACATTAAGAGCAAACACTCTCCAATGCTGTCAAAGCCGACATCCCGAGAAACAACAGACAAGTCTTCAAAAAATGTAACCACCAGGAAGGAGACAACAGAGAAATCTCCAAAATCAAAAAGTTCAATACATTCCTCAAGGGGAGAGGACAAAGAAGACATTTCGAGAAGCAGTAATCCTAGCAAGCTCATGAATGGCATCAAATCTACAG GTACAAGCAGCTCTAAATCAAGCTCTGCCACTCCTTCTGGACCACCTATATACGTGGATCTAGCTTACATTCCGAATCATTGTAATAGCAAAAACACTGATATGGAGTTTTTTAAGCGAGTTCGAGCTGCATATTATGTTGTCAGTGGAAATGATGCGGCCAATGGAGAACCAAACCGAGCTGTTCTGGATGCACTTTTAGAAGGAAAAGCCCAATGGGCAGAGAACTTGCAG GTGACGCTAATCCCAACCCATGACACAGAGGTGACACGTGAATGGTACCAACAAACCCACGAGAAACAGCAGGAGCTCAATATAATGGTGTTAGCTAGCAGCAGTACTGTAGTAATGCAAGATGAATCGTTTCCAGCATGCAAAATAGAGTTTTAA